The proteins below are encoded in one region of Clostridium fermenticellae:
- a CDS encoding M16 family metallopeptidase, translating to MYNLFKLDNGLRVVLENIDYVNSVSVGLWVKNGSRNENKNNNGISHFIEHMLFKGTQNRSALEIAECIENVGGQINAFTGKESTCFYIKALDSHLELAIDVIADMLFNSKFEPQDIKKEKGVIIEEINMGEDLPEDVLADLHSKASWGDDPISLPILGTIDTVNSFNRQQILDYVEKYYIPQNSVLSISGKFEVDNTLNLIKRYFGNWVSHNKKVTLYSKPKILNNHMFKKKSIEQLHMTLGIPGIDMDNEDMYALSILNSIFGGGASSLLFQKIREEKGLCYSIYSYISSFENTGIINIYNSLNSKYCENVIYMIKEEIYKFTKNGINNKKLEVAKEQLKGSYILGLESTSSRMFSNGRSMLFLNKIKVPEDIIAKIDSVTSDDINRVMDYTFKNGIVNSAFVGDDINLDNIKNLIEKDIDLFNTAGNKKFV from the coding sequence ATGTATAACTTATTTAAATTAGATAATGGTTTAAGGGTTGTTTTAGAAAATATAGATTATGTTAATTCAGTAAGTGTTGGATTATGGGTAAAAAATGGTTCCAGAAATGAAAATAAAAATAATAATGGCATATCGCATTTTATAGAGCATATGCTTTTTAAAGGTACTCAAAATAGGAGTGCACTCGAAATAGCGGAATGTATAGAAAATGTGGGTGGACAAATAAATGCCTTTACTGGAAAAGAATCTACGTGTTTCTATATAAAAGCTCTGGATTCTCATCTTGAACTTGCTATAGATGTAATAGCTGATATGCTATTTAATAGCAAATTTGAACCTCAAGATATAAAGAAGGAAAAAGGAGTTATTATAGAGGAAATAAATATGGGGGAAGATCTTCCTGAGGATGTTTTGGCTGATTTGCACAGTAAGGCCTCATGGGGAGATGATCCTATATCACTTCCAATACTTGGCACTATTGATACTGTTAATTCATTTAATAGACAGCAAATATTAGATTATGTTGAAAAATATTATATACCACAAAATTCAGTATTGTCTATTTCCGGAAAATTTGAAGTCGATAATACATTAAACTTAATAAAGAGGTACTTCGGAAATTGGGTAAGTCATAATAAAAAAGTTACATTATATTCTAAACCTAAGATTTTAAATAATCATATGTTTAAGAAAAAGAGTATAGAACAGCTTCATATGACTCTTGGAATTCCAGGAATTGATATGGATAATGAAGACATGTATGCATTGTCAATTTTAAATAGTATATTTGGTGGAGGAGCATCATCACTTCTTTTTCAGAAGATAAGGGAAGAGAAGGGACTATGCTATTCAATATATTCATATATATCCTCATTTGAAAATACAGGAATAATAAATATATATAATAGTTTAAATAGTAAGTATTGTGAAAATGTAATATATATGATAAAAGAAGAAATATATAAATTTACAAAAAATGGGATAAACAATAAAAAATTAGAGGTAGCTAAGGAACAACTTAAAGGAAGTTATATATTAGGACTCGAAAGTACTAGCAGCAGAATGTTCAGTAATGGAAGATCGATGTTGTTTTTAAATAAAATAAAGGTGCCTGAAGACATAATAGCTAAGATTGACAGTGTTACTTCTGACGATATAAATAGAGTTATGGATTATACATTCAAAAATGGGATAGTAAACTCTGCTTTTGTTGGTGATGATATTAATTTGGACAATATTAAAAATTTAATAGAAAAGGATATAGATTTATTTAATACAGCTGGGAATAAAAAATTTGTTTAG
- a CDS encoding YlmC/YmxH family sporulation protein — MSENLKLYSEMEGYEVINVNDGNKFNCLGNNDVIIDENGNFKMLVLTNNKSKIGLFSKNEFIEVPWEYVRKIGTKTVIIDADEELLKKYH; from the coding sequence ATGAGTGAGAATTTAAAATTGTATAGTGAAATGGAAGGCTATGAAGTAATTAATGTAAATGATGGAAACAAATTTAATTGTTTGGGAAATAATGATGTAATAATAGACGAAAATGGTAATTTTAAAATGCTTGTTTTAACTAACAATAAATCTAAAATAGGCCTATTCAGTAAAAATGAATTTATAGAGGTGCCATGGGAATATGTTAGGAAAATAGGAACAAAAACTGTGATAATAGATGCGGATGAAGAACTTTTAAAAAAATATCATTAA
- a CDS encoding FtsK/SpoIIIE family DNA translocase has translation MAKKVKIHQNNNDVKGIVLVTAGILMLISVFSTETSGIAGKFVKKMLITAAGLGAFIFPALIIFIGFCYIAKKKKINFSPKFYGIMLFLINTLLFIQMTVIDNYYIDSDIQASIRKLYQSDDIIHAGIIGMIIDIPLMKLFGKVGCYVIFISLYIISIILMSRISIYEVVDSIRNFIHKDDDDAIKLIDEEQEGTKKSVDSKREKFIKNINSKIKILNFMKSSEGGKEDRKLDEQEEYTHNEYRKHPINIECASDRKVDAPIPMDDELSRRIQNMTTNTTYEFPNSNLLNTNSQSKLNKEDKKELIGNASKLEETLLSFGVEAKVIQVSKGPSVTRFEIQPSPGVKVSKIVNLADDIALGLASSGIRIEAPIPGKSAIGIEVPNRELTPVYLREVIESPEFKNSNKNLAFCLGKDIAGNCVISDLSRMPHMLIAGSTGSGKSVCINTLIISLVYKYSPDNVKLLMIDPKVVELSIYNGIPHLLIPVVTDPKKAAGALNWAVQEMKRRYKLFAGNGVRSIESYNELAGHKITLEKLPFVVIIIDELADLMMVSPHDVEDYVCRLAQMARAAGMHLVIATQRPSVDVITGVIKANIPSRISFAVSSQIDSRTILDSAGAEKLLGKGDMLFYPVGESKPIRIQGAFISEGEVERVVSFIKSTEEPPSYQNDIIDQISTSTDSKNEYNSDELLQEAINIVVQANQASTSLLQRKLRIGYNRAARIIDQMEANGIISARDGSKPRKILIKRDDI, from the coding sequence ATGGCTAAAAAGGTAAAAATTCATCAAAATAATAATGATGTGAAGGGTATTGTACTAGTTACAGCAGGTATACTTATGCTAATTAGTGTCTTCTCAACAGAGACATCGGGCATAGCTGGCAAATTTGTAAAGAAAATGCTGATAACTGCTGCTGGTTTGGGAGCTTTTATATTTCCAGCATTAATAATATTTATAGGTTTTTGCTATATAGCCAAAAAGAAAAAGATAAATTTCAGTCCAAAGTTTTATGGTATAATGCTTTTTCTGATAAATACATTACTTTTTATACAAATGACTGTGATTGATAATTATTATATAGATAGTGATATTCAAGCTTCAATAAGGAAATTGTATCAATCAGATGATATAATTCACGCTGGAATTATAGGAATGATAATAGACATACCATTAATGAAGTTATTTGGCAAAGTTGGATGTTATGTGATTTTTATATCATTATATATAATATCAATTATTTTAATGAGCAGGATTAGCATATATGAAGTAGTGGATAGTATAAGAAATTTCATTCACAAAGATGATGATGATGCTATAAAACTTATTGACGAAGAGCAGGAAGGTACTAAAAAGAGTGTTGATAGTAAAAGGGAAAAGTTTATAAAAAATATAAATAGTAAGATAAAAATACTAAATTTTATGAAGTCATCTGAAGGAGGAAAGGAAGATCGGAAGTTAGATGAACAAGAAGAGTATACGCATAACGAATATAGAAAACACCCTATAAATATTGAGTGTGCATCGGACAGAAAGGTTGATGCACCTATTCCTATGGATGATGAATTAAGTAGACGAATACAGAATATGACTACTAATACTACATATGAATTTCCAAATTCAAATTTATTGAATACAAATTCACAATCTAAGTTGAATAAAGAAGATAAAAAAGAATTAATAGGCAACGCCAGTAAACTTGAAGAAACTTTGTTGAGTTTTGGAGTTGAAGCTAAGGTTATTCAAGTCAGTAAAGGTCCATCCGTCACAAGATTTGAAATTCAACCGAGCCCTGGAGTTAAGGTTAGTAAAATAGTAAACTTAGCTGATGATATAGCACTAGGGCTTGCATCATCTGGAATTAGAATAGAGGCACCTATTCCTGGAAAATCAGCTATAGGAATAGAGGTCCCAAATAGGGAGCTCACACCAGTATATTTAAGAGAGGTTATTGAATCCCCCGAATTCAAAAATTCAAATAAGAATCTTGCATTTTGTCTTGGAAAAGATATAGCAGGTAATTGTGTTATATCTGATCTTTCAAGGATGCCACATATGCTTATAGCAGGATCAACAGGATCAGGTAAGAGTGTATGTATAAATACTCTTATAATAAGTCTAGTATATAAATATTCCCCGGATAATGTAAAACTTTTAATGATAGATCCTAAAGTAGTAGAGTTAAGTATATATAACGGCATACCACATTTGCTTATACCTGTAGTTACTGATCCTAAGAAGGCAGCGGGAGCCTTAAATTGGGCTGTACAGGAAATGAAAAGAAGATATAAATTATTTGCTGGTAATGGTGTTAGAAGTATTGAGAGTTATAATGAACTAGCCGGTCATAAAATTACTTTAGAAAAACTTCCTTTTGTTGTAATTATAATAGATGAATTAGCCGATTTAATGATGGTTTCACCTCATGATGTTGAGGATTATGTATGTAGATTAGCGCAAATGGCGAGAGCTGCTGGTATGCACTTAGTTATAGCAACTCAAAGGCCATCTGTAGATGTAATTACAGGTGTCATAAAGGCAAATATTCCGTCGAGAATATCTTTTGCTGTATCTAGCCAAATTGACTCAAGAACTATACTAGATAGTGCTGGTGCAGAAAAATTATTAGGAAAAGGTGACATGCTTTTTTATCCAGTTGGGGAGTCAAAACCAATAAGGATACAAGGCGCATTTATATCTGAAGGCGAAGTTGAAAGAGTTGTTAGTTTTATAAAGTCTACAGAAGAACCACCAAGTTACCAGAATGATATAATAGATCAAATTAGTACAAGTACTGATAGTAAGAATGAGTATAATAGTGATGAATTATTACAAGAGGCGATAAATATTGTTGTACAAGCAAATCAGGCATCTACTTCACTTCTTCAAAGAAAACTTAGAATAGGATATAATAGGGCGGCTAGGATTATAGACCAAATGGAGGCAAATGGAATAATATCTGCGAGAGATGGAAGTAAACCTCGAAAGATATTAATAAAGAGAGATGATATATAG
- the rimO gene encoding 30S ribosomal protein S12 methylthiotransferase RimO yields the protein MDGVKIGLVSLGCDKNRVDSEIILSGIKAEHIIVNDPREADIIIVNTCGFIESSKQESIDTILEMAEYKSKYKCRLLVATGCLTQRYGKELIDLIPEIDILLGVNDYDKLSEAIDKCISGDKEKFYSCTYSDVNINEGNRVLTTGSHFAYIRIAEGCNNFCTYCIIPKIRGKYRSRQIESILKEATSLARSGVKELILIAQDTSIYGIDIYGKSVLHKLIKRLSLIDGIEWIRILYCYPEQITQELIDEIESNKKVCKYLDIPIQHISDNVLKAMGRKGTRQDIINNIYKLRQKIKNIVLRTSIIVGFPGETQEDFEKLKKFIKDIKFDKLGVFKYSKEEGTAAALMDCQVSEDVKESREEELMSIQQQISKNINDSKIGKTYEVIVEGKEEEWYGRSYEMTPEVDGMIYFNSNNDLKIGEIVKVKITHAFEYDLIGVECYESC from the coding sequence GTGGATGGCGTAAAGATTGGACTAGTAAGTTTAGGCTGTGACAAAAATAGGGTGGATTCAGAAATTATTTTAAGTGGTATTAAGGCTGAGCATATTATAGTAAATGACCCTAGAGAAGCTGATATTATAATTGTAAATACATGTGGATTCATAGAGAGTTCAAAGCAGGAATCCATAGATACAATATTGGAAATGGCTGAATACAAAAGTAAATATAAATGCAGGCTTTTGGTTGCAACAGGATGTCTTACTCAAAGGTATGGTAAGGAATTAATTGATTTAATCCCCGAAATAGATATACTTCTTGGGGTAAATGACTATGATAAACTGAGTGAAGCAATAGATAAGTGTATCAGTGGAGATAAGGAAAAATTCTACAGTTGTACATATAGTGATGTAAATATAAATGAAGGAAACAGAGTCTTGACTACCGGTTCACATTTCGCATATATAAGAATAGCAGAGGGATGTAACAATTTTTGTACCTATTGTATAATACCAAAAATAAGAGGGAAATATAGGAGTAGACAAATAGAGAGTATATTAAAGGAAGCGACTAGTTTAGCTAGGTCTGGAGTAAAGGAATTAATACTAATAGCACAGGATACAAGTATTTATGGCATCGATATATATGGGAAAAGTGTACTTCACAAACTTATAAAAAGGCTTTCTTTAATAGATGGCATAGAATGGATTAGGATTCTATACTGTTATCCTGAACAGATCACACAGGAGCTTATAGACGAAATAGAAAGCAATAAAAAAGTATGTAAATATTTAGATATACCGATTCAGCACATAAGCGACAATGTATTAAAGGCTATGGGAAGAAAAGGTACCAGACAGGATATAATAAATAATATATATAAGCTTAGACAAAAAATAAAAAATATTGTACTCAGGACCTCTATTATAGTTGGATTTCCAGGTGAAACACAAGAAGATTTTGAAAAACTCAAGAAATTTATAAAGGATATTAAATTTGACAAATTAGGAGTATTCAAATATTCTAAAGAGGAAGGTACTGCTGCTGCTTTAATGGATTGTCAGGTTTCTGAAGATGTAAAGGAAAGCAGAGAAGAAGAACTTATGAGTATTCAACAACAGATATCAAAGAATATTAATGATTCAAAGATTGGAAAGACATATGAGGTTATAGTAGAAGGCAAAGAAGAAGAGTGGTATGGAAGAAGTTATGAAATGACACCTGAAGTCGATGGAATGATTTACTTTAATTCTAATAATGATTTGAAAATAGGTGAAATTGTAAAAGTGAAAATCACTCACGCTTTTGAATATGATTTAATAGGAGTTGAGTGTTATGAATCTTGCTAA
- a CDS encoding ClpP family protease, whose protein sequence is MCEKDDKKGQERENLKEFGNQNIPNSIDRIQILPIIGQIEGHMVLTPQTKSTKYEHVIPQLIAIENNKKVEGLLIVLNTVGGDVEAGLAIAEMIRSLSKPTVSLVIGGGHSIGVPLATSADYSFISPSATMIVHPIRMNGLIIGVPQTFEYFRKMQDRITDFIVRTSKIKEEALKKLMSQTDDLLNDMGTILIGKQAVAEGLIDEVGGISAALTKLEVLIKQKSDNE, encoded by the coding sequence ATGTGTGAAAAAGATGATAAAAAGGGTCAAGAAAGAGAAAACTTAAAGGAATTTGGAAACCAAAATATCCCTAACAGTATTGATAGAATTCAAATTTTACCAATAATAGGTCAGATAGAAGGGCATATGGTACTTACACCGCAGACTAAATCAACAAAATATGAACATGTGATTCCACAGTTAATAGCAATAGAGAATAACAAAAAAGTAGAAGGTTTACTAATAGTCTTAAATACTGTTGGTGGAGATGTAGAGGCAGGTCTTGCAATAGCAGAAATGATAAGAAGTTTAAGCAAACCGACAGTTTCACTTGTGATAGGAGGAGGACACTCTATAGGAGTTCCACTTGCAACTTCAGCTGATTATTCATTTATATCACCATCTGCAACGATGATAGTTCACCCCATAAGAATGAATGGATTAATAATAGGAGTACCGCAGACGTTTGAATATTTTAGAAAGATGCAGGATAGAATTACCGATTTTATAGTTAGAACATCAAAAATTAAAGAAGAGGCTTTAAAAAAACTTATGTCACAGACGGATGATTTATTAAATGATATGGGTACAATTTTGATTGGAAAACAGGCTGTTGCAGAGGGATTAATTGACGAAGTAGGAGGGATAAGTGCTGCATTAACTAAACTTGAAGTCTTGATAAAACAGAAGTCAGATAATGAATAG
- the rpsO gene encoding 30S ribosomal protein S15, with product MEKAMKNKIMVEYARHEGDTGSPEVQIALLTERINHLNEHLKVHKKDHHSRRGLLMMVGKRRGLLNYLMKQDIERYRAIIAKLHLRK from the coding sequence ATGGAAAAGGCAATGAAAAATAAGATAATGGTAGAGTATGCAAGACATGAAGGAGATACAGGTTCTCCAGAAGTACAGATTGCATTGCTTACTGAGAGAATTAATCATTTAAATGAACATTTAAAGGTTCATAAGAAAGACCACCATTCAAGAAGAGGTCTTTTGATGATGGTTGGTAAAAGAAGAGGACTTTTAAATTATTTGATGAAACAAGATATTGAGAGATATCGTGCTATTATTGCAAAATTACATTTAAGAAAGTAA
- a CDS encoding polyribonucleotide nucleotidyltransferase has product MSQTLQTSVAGRTLKIDYGKVGMLSNCALLVSYGDTVVLINANASNEPREGVDFFPLSIEYEERLYSVGKIPGGFIKREGKPSEKAILHARAIDRPLRPLFPKGYRNDVQVVCTVLSVEQDNLPDILAINGASMALCLSSIPFDTPVGAVSVGIVDGEYVINPTLEQREKSTLNLTVCATKERIMMIEAGGDEIPEDSMYDAILFGFEECKKIVAFQEEAMQKFGKQKVIPTLYEVDDTLEKEIRAFSFDMLNEAMYITDRDKRNEAIDEVKERIDEEFSEKYPDSGADIADVIYRIQKEIVRNMLLNEHRRPDGRAFNEIRPISCEVGLLPRTHGTGLFTRGLTQVMTVATLGALGDVQILDGLGSEEFKRYMHHYNFPSYSTGEVRPLRGPGRREIGHGALAEKALDPLIPGEDKFPYTIRLVSEVLSSNGSTSQASVCGSTLALLDAGVPIKRPAAGIAMGLITNEDLSKQEILTDIQGIEDFFGDMDFKVAGTEIGITAIQFDTKIHGLTIECINETLKKAREGRLFILRKINECIPEHRAEVSKYAPKTYTMTIDPDKIRDVIGAGGKVINKIIAETGVKIDIKEDGRIFVMAEDSVGAKRALKIIEDLTREVKAGEIYLGKVTKITNFGAFVEILPGKEGLVHISKLDFSRVNKVEDVVSVGDEILVKVTEIDNQGRINLSRKDAIKDSEDKNSKEQQK; this is encoded by the coding sequence ATGAGTCAGACATTACAGACTAGTGTAGCAGGAAGAACTCTTAAAATTGATTATGGAAAAGTTGGAATGCTTTCAAACTGTGCATTATTGGTAAGCTATGGAGATACGGTGGTTCTTATAAATGCAAATGCTTCAAATGAGCCAAGAGAAGGGGTGGATTTTTTCCCACTAAGTATAGAATATGAAGAAAGATTATATTCGGTAGGTAAAATACCGGGAGGATTTATCAAGAGAGAAGGTAAACCATCTGAAAAGGCTATTTTACATGCGAGGGCTATAGATAGACCGCTTAGACCATTATTTCCAAAAGGATATAGAAATGATGTTCAGGTAGTATGTACTGTTCTTTCTGTAGAACAGGATAATTTGCCGGATATATTAGCAATAAATGGGGCATCGATGGCTTTGTGCTTATCAAGTATACCATTTGATACTCCAGTTGGAGCAGTATCAGTAGGTATCGTTGATGGAGAATATGTAATAAATCCAACACTTGAACAGAGAGAAAAGAGTACTTTAAATTTGACTGTCTGCGCTACAAAAGAGAGAATTATGATGATAGAAGCAGGTGGAGATGAAATACCTGAAGATAGTATGTATGATGCTATTTTATTTGGATTTGAAGAATGTAAGAAAATAGTCGCATTTCAGGAAGAAGCCATGCAAAAATTTGGCAAGCAAAAAGTTATACCAACATTATACGAAGTAGACGATACTCTTGAAAAAGAGATAAGAGCGTTTTCATTTGATATGTTGAATGAAGCTATGTACATAACGGATAGAGATAAAAGAAATGAAGCTATTGATGAAGTAAAAGAAAGAATAGACGAAGAATTCAGTGAAAAATATCCAGATAGTGGTGCTGACATTGCTGATGTTATATATAGAATTCAAAAAGAAATAGTCAGGAATATGTTACTTAATGAACACAGGAGGCCAGATGGAAGAGCATTTAATGAAATTAGACCTATAAGTTGTGAAGTGGGATTGCTGCCCAGGACACATGGTACTGGTCTATTTACTAGAGGATTAACTCAGGTAATGACAGTTGCAACTCTTGGAGCTTTAGGAGATGTTCAAATTTTAGATGGACTAGGTTCAGAGGAATTTAAGAGATATATGCATCATTATAATTTCCCATCATATAGTACTGGAGAGGTTAGGCCACTCAGAGGACCAGGAAGAAGAGAAATAGGACACGGTGCTTTAGCAGAAAAAGCATTAGATCCACTTATTCCTGGTGAGGATAAATTTCCGTATACAATAAGGTTGGTTTCAGAAGTATTGAGTTCAAATGGGTCAACATCACAAGCCAGCGTATGTGGAAGTACACTTGCATTACTTGATGCTGGTGTTCCAATAAAAAGACCAGCAGCAGGAATTGCTATGGGACTTATAACAAATGAAGATTTGTCAAAGCAAGAGATACTGACAGATATACAGGGTATAGAGGATTTTTTTGGAGATATGGATTTTAAAGTCGCCGGAACAGAGATAGGAATTACAGCTATACAGTTTGATACAAAGATACATGGATTAACTATTGAATGTATCAATGAAACTCTTAAAAAAGCAAGAGAAGGTAGATTATTCATATTAAGAAAAATAAATGAATGTATACCGGAGCATAGGGCAGAAGTGTCTAAATATGCACCTAAGACTTATACTATGACGATTGATCCAGATAAGATAAGAGACGTTATAGGTGCAGGTGGAAAAGTTATAAATAAAATTATAGCTGAGACAGGAGTTAAAATTGATATCAAAGAAGATGGAAGAATATTTGTTATGGCTGAGGATAGTGTTGGAGCAAAAAGGGCACTTAAGATAATAGAAGATTTGACTAGAGAAGTAAAAGCAGGAGAGATATATCTTGGTAAAGTAACTAAGATAACTAATTTTGGGGCTTTCGTGGAAATACTTCCTGGAAAAGAAGGACTTGTTCACATATCTAAGCTTGATTTTAGTAGGGTAAATAAAGTTGAAGATGTAGTATCTGTAGGGGATGAAATACTAGTTAAGGTTACTGAAATTGATAATCAGGGAAGGATTAACTTATCCAGAAAAGATGCTATAAAGGATTCGGAAGATAAGAATTCTAAAGAGCAGCAAAAGTAG